The following are from one region of the Sphingomonas oryzagri genome:
- a CDS encoding TonB-dependent receptor → MRVSTRPGLACHISLVALALAMPSALHAQQQASDAPAADAGGPSPEIVVVGKRLQNLRNVAGTVNVLSSQQLQTAGAKDAEDIFKLTPGIQFNKGSADGSLLTIRGIGTNTSSDNTSVGQLPTGIYIEDVPFTDPFQYISTPDLSAFDLDAVKVMRGPQGALYGSGSLGGAVNYTFKKPDLDKIGGSFLTTLDSAQGGNTRPSVYGAFNLPLVTDKLALRVVGQYQDDPAYQDNIGTGKTNVNGRTVKGGRALLLFKPVEDLTIDALYIYQQSHQGDTSASVGPDVRYYDSPRPSSYTSHFSMAKLEINYRLGPVKLTSLTAHQSKVRNLDGDLTRLLVPDATVGIDVPSEDIYGFGPFPDVKEARNVEQRSSNGFSQEFRVASADKSAFNWLIGAFGQNVNFHRTQDVYLVGADDPTYGDSFFNVHRDGEAKERAIFGEANLDLGALEVGAGGRYFDTSVKFHQTRVATLEAGAQDVRYSHSENGFTPKFQARYRFDSHVIVYADAAKGYRFGGVNTAPGSKTYKSDNLWNYEAGIRLQPTRTLNFDVAGFYIDWKRPQITSADQNGFLIVSNVAKATSKGVEVSAQWHPVRSFTVSAGATYTDAKTDAPFQSTRNFGTDVAGDYSGNFTVPSGTRLPGTPKIQASLQPEFKTAGPFDTTMTLSGTLSYTGSRRAQIDSDLTLPSYTTVDVRAKLARDGWDGSIGIENLFGSKGISSAAYSYFSTGTGTDGYADYYLIRPRIISVSLRKDF, encoded by the coding sequence ATGCGCGTCTCGACCCGTCCGGGCCTGGCCTGCCACATCAGTCTGGTGGCGCTTGCTTTGGCGATGCCGTCCGCTCTCCACGCGCAGCAGCAGGCGAGCGATGCCCCAGCCGCCGATGCCGGCGGGCCGTCCCCGGAAATCGTCGTGGTCGGCAAGCGGCTCCAGAACCTGCGCAACGTCGCGGGCACGGTGAACGTCCTGTCGTCGCAGCAGCTGCAGACCGCCGGCGCCAAGGATGCCGAGGACATCTTCAAGCTGACACCCGGCATCCAGTTCAACAAGGGATCGGCCGACGGATCTTTGCTCACCATCCGCGGCATCGGCACCAACACCTCGTCGGACAATACCAGCGTCGGCCAGCTGCCGACCGGCATCTATATCGAGGACGTCCCCTTCACCGATCCCTTCCAGTATATCTCGACGCCGGATCTCTCGGCCTTCGATCTCGATGCGGTGAAGGTGATGCGCGGGCCGCAGGGCGCGCTCTACGGCTCGGGCTCGCTCGGCGGCGCGGTCAACTACACGTTCAAGAAGCCCGATCTCGACAAAATCGGCGGCTCCTTCCTGACGACGCTGGATTCAGCGCAGGGCGGCAACACCCGGCCGTCCGTCTACGGCGCGTTCAACCTGCCGCTGGTCACCGACAAGCTCGCGCTGCGGGTGGTCGGCCAGTATCAGGACGATCCCGCCTATCAGGACAATATCGGCACCGGAAAGACCAACGTGAACGGCCGCACCGTGAAGGGCGGCCGCGCGCTCCTGCTGTTCAAGCCGGTCGAAGACCTGACGATCGACGCGCTCTATATCTATCAGCAGTCGCACCAGGGCGACACGTCTGCATCCGTTGGACCCGACGTGCGCTATTATGATTCCCCGCGCCCCTCCTCCTACACCTCGCACTTCAGCATGGCGAAGCTGGAGATCAACTACCGCCTCGGCCCAGTGAAGCTGACCTCGCTCACCGCCCACCAGAGCAAGGTGCGTAACCTGGACGGCGATCTGACGCGCCTGCTGGTGCCCGATGCGACCGTGGGCATCGACGTGCCGTCGGAGGATATCTACGGCTTCGGCCCCTTCCCCGACGTCAAGGAAGCCCGCAACGTCGAGCAGCGCAGCTCGAACGGCTTCTCGCAGGAATTCCGCGTGGCCTCGGCCGACAAGTCCGCGTTCAACTGGCTGATCGGCGCGTTCGGGCAGAACGTGAATTTCCACCGGACGCAGGACGTCTATCTCGTCGGCGCCGACGACCCGACCTATGGCGACAGCTTCTTCAACGTCCATCGCGACGGCGAGGCGAAGGAACGCGCCATCTTCGGCGAGGCGAACCTCGATCTCGGTGCGCTGGAAGTGGGCGCAGGCGGCCGCTATTTCGATACCAGCGTCAAATTCCACCAGACGCGCGTCGCGACGCTGGAAGCCGGCGCGCAGGACGTCCGCTATTCGCACAGCGAGAACGGCTTCACGCCCAAGTTCCAGGCGCGCTACCGCTTCGACAGCCACGTCATCGTCTATGCCGACGCGGCGAAGGGCTATCGCTTCGGCGGCGTCAACACCGCGCCCGGATCGAAGACCTACAAGTCCGACAATCTGTGGAATTACGAGGCGGGCATCCGCCTCCAGCCCACCCGCACGCTGAATTTCGACGTCGCCGGCTTCTATATCGACTGGAAGCGCCCCCAGATCACCTCGGCCGACCAGAACGGCTTCCTGATCGTCTCGAACGTCGCCAAGGCGACGTCGAAGGGCGTCGAGGTCAGCGCGCAATGGCATCCGGTGCGGAGCTTCACCGTCTCAGCCGGCGCGACGTACACAGATGCCAAGACCGACGCGCCCTTCCAGAGCACGCGCAATTTCGGCACCGACGTGGCCGGCGACTATTCGGGCAATTTCACCGTGCCGTCCGGGACCCGCCTGCCCGGCACGCCGAAAATCCAGGCGAGCCTGCAGCCCGAGTTCAAGACGGCGGGTCCGTTCGACACGACGATGACGCTGTCCGGCACGCTGAGCTACACCGGCAGCCGCCGCGCCCAGATCGACAGCGACCTGACGCTGCCGTCCTACACCACGGTGGACGTCCGCGCGAAACTCGCCCGCGACGGCTGGGACGGATCGATCGGCATCGAGAACCTGTTCGGATCGAAGGGCATCTCGTCGGCCGCCTACAGCTATTTCTCCACCGGCACGGGCACCGATGGCTATGCCGATTACTATCTGATCCGCCCGCGCATCATCAGTGTCTCCCTGCGCAAGGATTTCTAG
- a CDS encoding LysR substrate-binding domain-containing protein: MELMWLEDFLALARGESFSRAAETRGVTQPAFSRRIRALETWLGVVLVDRDTHRISLTAAGSRFVEVADATLRTLEHGRREVREIAGASQSSLRITATHALSLTFFPSWVRSIEALSAQEVSIQLTADNMAAAEQTMLQGRAQFLLCHHHPAAATVLDQRNFACITLGSDRLVPVSTRTEGGEGPLHALPGTESAPVSTLEYGPESGMGRIVAAARAAGGPVAHLSSVFRSHAVLVLTAMAREGKGVAWLPESLVAEDIAAGRLVLAGDDAWSVPMEIRLYRPRARQSPAAEGFWALASAGPKGNIEEGIN, from the coding sequence ATGGAGCTGATGTGGCTCGAAGACTTCCTGGCGCTGGCGCGCGGGGAGAGCTTCTCCCGCGCCGCCGAGACGCGCGGCGTCACCCAGCCGGCGTTCAGCCGCCGCATCCGCGCGCTGGAGACGTGGCTGGGCGTGGTGCTGGTCGATCGCGACACGCACCGCATCTCGCTGACGGCCGCGGGCAGCCGCTTCGTGGAGGTGGCCGACGCGACCTTGCGCACGCTGGAACATGGCCGGCGCGAAGTGCGCGAGATCGCCGGCGCCTCGCAATCCAGCCTGCGCATCACCGCGACGCACGCGCTGTCGCTCACCTTCTTCCCGAGCTGGGTGCGATCGATCGAAGCGCTGTCCGCACAGGAGGTCTCGATCCAGCTCACCGCCGATAATATGGCGGCGGCCGAGCAGACGATGCTGCAGGGCCGCGCGCAATTCCTGCTGTGCCACCATCATCCGGCGGCGGCGACGGTGCTCGACCAGCGCAACTTCGCCTGCATCACGCTGGGCAGCGACCGGCTTGTACCGGTCAGCACCCGGACAGAGGGTGGGGAGGGGCCGCTCCATGCGCTCCCCGGCACGGAGAGCGCGCCGGTCTCCACCCTCGAATATGGCCCTGAATCGGGCATGGGGCGGATCGTCGCGGCGGCGCGGGCGGCGGGCGGGCCGGTCGCGCATCTGTCGTCCGTGTTTCGATCCCACGCGGTGCTGGTACTCACCGCCATGGCGCGCGAGGGCAAGGGCGTCGCCTGGTTGCCCGAGAGCCTCGTTGCGGAGGATATCGCCGCCGGCCGGCTCGTCCTGGCGGGGGACGATGCGTGGAGCGTGCCGATGGAGATCCGCCTCTACCGCCCGCGCGCGCGCCAGTCCCCGGCGGCGGAGGGCTTCTGGGCGCTCGCCTCGGCCGGGCCGAAGGGCAATATCGAAGAAGGCATCAATTGA
- the leuC gene encoding 3-isopropylmalate dehydratase large subunit, whose protein sequence is MPSPRTLYDKIIDRHRVMPLNDIEGPGEQLLLYVDRTVLNEYTSPQAFSGLREAGRTVWRPEGALGVVDHVNSTAPDRTAIAPDADAQRQIDYFARNGRDFGIEMYDVLHPRQGVEHVVLPELGWVVPGLVIAAGDSHTTTYGAFGSVGFGIGTSDIEHLLATQTLPYTRLKSMRVTIDGTVAPGVTAKDMIMAVIRAIGAAGAHGHALELAGDAVRALGIEGRMTICNMAVECGARVALIEPDEAVIDYLSGRPKAPKGELLEQARRVWADLRSDDGARFDREVHIDAADIAPMVTWGTSPDQALPIDGAIPDPAALPAAERQDAERAIAYMGLTPGMALEAVTIDRAFIGSCTNARLTDLRAAAEILKGRKVAPGVRAMISPGSSTVRREAEAEGLDAIFTAAGFEWRQSGCSLCLAMNDDVLAPGERCASSTNRNFEGRQGSGGRTHLMSPAMVAAAAVSGHLADVRRMPLP, encoded by the coding sequence ATGCCGTCTCCCCGTACGCTCTACGACAAGATCATCGACCGGCATCGGGTGATGCCGCTCAACGATATCGAGGGGCCGGGCGAGCAGTTGCTGCTCTATGTCGATCGCACGGTGCTCAACGAATATACCAGTCCGCAGGCGTTCAGCGGGCTGCGCGAGGCGGGGCGCACGGTGTGGCGGCCGGAGGGGGCGCTCGGCGTCGTCGATCACGTCAACTCGACCGCGCCCGACCGGACGGCCATCGCGCCCGACGCGGATGCGCAGCGCCAGATCGACTATTTCGCGCGCAACGGCCGGGATTTCGGGATCGAGATGTACGACGTGCTGCACCCCCGGCAGGGGGTCGAGCATGTCGTGCTGCCAGAGCTCGGCTGGGTGGTGCCCGGACTCGTCATCGCGGCAGGGGACAGCCACACCACCACCTACGGCGCGTTCGGCAGCGTCGGTTTCGGCATCGGCACCTCGGACATCGAGCATCTACTGGCGACACAGACGCTGCCCTACACGCGCCTCAAGTCGATGCGCGTGACGATCGACGGCACGGTGGCGCCCGGCGTGACCGCCAAGGACATGATCATGGCGGTGATCCGCGCGATCGGGGCGGCGGGCGCACACGGCCATGCGCTCGAACTGGCGGGCGATGCCGTCCGCGCGCTCGGCATCGAGGGGCGGATGACGATCTGCAACATGGCGGTGGAATGCGGCGCCCGCGTCGCGCTGATCGAGCCGGACGAGGCGGTGATCGACTATCTGTCTGGCCGTCCGAAGGCGCCGAAGGGCGAACTGCTTGAACAGGCCCGCCGCGTCTGGGCGGACCTGCGCAGCGATGACGGCGCGCGGTTCGACCGGGAGGTGCACATCGATGCTGCGGACATCGCCCCGATGGTGACGTGGGGCACCAGCCCCGATCAGGCGCTGCCGATCGACGGCGCGATCCCCGATCCGGCCGCGCTCCCCGCTGCCGAGCGACAGGATGCCGAGCGCGCCATCGCCTATATGGGCCTCACGCCCGGCATGGCGCTGGAGGCGGTGACGATCGATCGCGCCTTCATCGGCTCCTGCACCAATGCACGCCTCACCGATCTGCGCGCCGCCGCCGAGATCCTGAAGGGCCGCAAGGTCGCGCCGGGCGTGCGCGCGATGATCTCGCCGGGCAGCAGCACCGTCCGCCGCGAGGCCGAGGCCGAGGGGCTGGACGCGATCTTCACGGCGGCCGGGTTTGAGTGGCGCCAGTCCGGCTGCTCGCTCTGCCTCGCGATGAACGACGACGTGCTAGCGCCGGGCGAACGCTGCGCTTCCAGCACCAATCGCAACTTCGAAGGTCGGCAAGGCAGCGGCGGTCGCACCCACCTGATGAGCCCCGCCATGGTCGCCGCCGCCGCCGTATCCGGCCACCTCGCCGACGTGCGCCGGATGCCGCTGCCATGA
- the leuD gene encoding 3-isopropylmalate dehydratase small subunit, which produces MTSKGFSRLTATAAVMPAANVDTDVIMPKQFLKGIDRAGLARGLFHDLRFDSEGQPDPAFLLNRPGFEDCRILVVGPNFGCGSSREHAVWGMLQYGIRAIVGTSFAGIFADNAANNGLLLISLDEEAHARLAAHLAARHTALTIDLEAETIMVDDLVLPFAIDPRRRRAIMLGLDRIGGTLAHADAIRAFQTDYLAAAPWLA; this is translated from the coding sequence ATGACCAGTAAGGGCTTCTCCCGCCTCACCGCGACGGCGGCCGTGATGCCGGCGGCGAACGTCGATACCGACGTGATCATGCCCAAGCAGTTCCTCAAGGGGATCGATCGCGCAGGCCTCGCGCGTGGACTGTTCCACGATCTGCGCTTCGACTCGGAAGGGCAACCCGATCCCGCCTTCCTGCTCAACCGGCCGGGATTCGAGGATTGCCGTATCCTCGTCGTCGGCCCCAATTTCGGCTGCGGATCGTCGCGCGAACACGCCGTGTGGGGGATGCTGCAATATGGCATCCGCGCGATCGTCGGCACCAGCTTCGCCGGCATCTTCGCGGACAATGCCGCCAATAACGGCCTGCTGCTGATATCGCTCGACGAGGAAGCGCACGCGCGGCTTGCGGCGCACCTCGCGGCGCGACACACTGCGCTGACGATCGATCTGGAGGCGGAGACTATCATGGTGGACGATCTCGTCCTGCCCTTCGCCATCGACCCCAGACGGCGGCGCGCGATCATGCTGGGGCTGGACAGGATCGGCGGGACGCTGGCTCATGCCGACGCCATCCGCGCCTTCCAGACGGACTATCTCGCCGCCGCACCCTGGCTTGCATGA
- a CDS encoding alpha/beta fold hydrolase encodes MTPVRGHPEIMPGFRWHDVETDEVTIRAAVGGEGPPLVLLHGHPQTHLTWHKVAPILARRFTVIASDLRGYGDSAKPEGGVDHVAYSKRAMARDQVEVMRQFGHDRFAVIGHDRGARVAHRMALDHPDAVSRIALLDIAPTATMYARTDMEFARRYFWWFFLIQPFDLPERMIGADPDHFLDRHIADQIKVPGSVDPAVLAEYRRCYADPATRHAICEDYRASAGIDLTHDAADADARIRAPLLALWGRLGTVGALYDVLDTWREKATHVEGHALECGHSPQEEVPDALLEALDGFLAPLRGE; translated from the coding sequence ATGACGCCGGTCCGCGGCCATCCCGAGATCATGCCGGGCTTTCGCTGGCACGATGTCGAGACGGACGAGGTGACGATCCGAGCGGCGGTCGGTGGCGAGGGGCCGCCGCTTGTGCTGCTCCACGGCCACCCGCAGACCCACCTCACCTGGCACAAGGTCGCCCCGATTCTCGCCCGGCGCTTCACCGTCATTGCCAGCGACCTGCGCGGCTATGGCGACAGCGCGAAGCCGGAGGGCGGCGTCGATCATGTCGCCTACTCGAAGCGGGCGATGGCGCGCGATCAGGTCGAGGTGATGCGGCAGTTCGGCCATGACCGCTTCGCGGTGATCGGCCACGATCGCGGCGCCCGCGTTGCGCACCGCATGGCGCTCGATCATCCCGATGCCGTGTCGCGGATCGCCTTGCTCGACATCGCGCCGACCGCGACGATGTACGCGCGCACCGACATGGAGTTCGCGCGCCGCTATTTCTGGTGGTTCTTCCTGATCCAGCCCTTCGACCTGCCGGAGCGGATGATCGGCGCCGACCCGGACCATTTCCTCGATCGCCATATCGCGGACCAGATCAAGGTCCCCGGATCGGTGGACCCCGCCGTGCTCGCCGAGTACCGCCGCTGCTATGCCGACCCGGCGACCCGCCACGCCATCTGCGAGGATTATCGCGCCTCGGCCGGCATTGATCTTACTCATGACGCCGCCGATGCCGATGCGCGCATCCGGGCGCCTTTGCTCGCACTCTGGGGCCGGCTCGGCACGGTCGGCGCGCTGTACGACGTGCTAGATACGTGGCGGGAGAAGGCCACCCATGTCGAGGGGCACGCGCTCGAATGCGGACACAGCCCGCAGGAAGAGGTGCCCGATGCGCTGCTCGAAGCGCTCGACGGCTTCCTCGCGCCATTGCGGGGCGAATGA
- a CDS encoding MFS transporter produces the protein MSDHKAPPATLTRTNMVGIVAGNVLEFYDFTLFAFFATQIGASMFAHGKGTDGLLLALATFAVGFIARPIGAVVIGRYADRHGRKPAMLLSFALMGAALVVVALTPPSSVLGVGSAIIITVARLVQGFALGGEVGPTTALLIEAAPAGKRGLYGAWQIASQGLSALIAGLVGLAISFLLSPQAVTEWGWRIGMLLGVLILPIGFHLRRIMPETLHAPVDEAIDREAAALPLARVAGIGLMLILAGTVTTYTLQYFNTYSLAILKLSPTLAFTTTAITGASMFAFGLLGGWLSDRVGRRAVIVWPRIVLLVLIYPLFVRILAAPSLGTLALGVFLMTALYAMSTATANVCLAESFPRARRSTAYAVTYTMAVSVFGGSAQFLITWLIKRTGDTMVPAWWLLGATLVGVVAGVAMPMIRAGRRRLRPDPLMPTAG, from the coding sequence ATGTCGGACCACAAGGCGCCCCCCGCCACCCTGACGCGCACCAACATGGTGGGCATCGTCGCGGGCAACGTCCTCGAATTCTACGACTTCACCCTGTTCGCCTTCTTCGCGACCCAGATCGGCGCGAGCATGTTCGCGCACGGCAAGGGCACGGACGGCCTGCTCCTCGCGCTCGCCACCTTCGCGGTGGGCTTCATCGCCCGCCCGATCGGCGCGGTGGTGATCGGCCGCTATGCCGACCGGCACGGCCGCAAGCCCGCCATGCTGCTGAGCTTCGCGCTGATGGGCGCGGCCTTGGTCGTCGTGGCGCTGACCCCGCCATCCTCGGTGCTGGGCGTCGGCAGCGCGATCATCATCACCGTCGCGCGGCTGGTGCAGGGCTTCGCGCTGGGCGGCGAGGTCGGCCCGACCACCGCTCTGCTGATCGAGGCGGCGCCGGCGGGCAAGCGCGGCCTTTACGGCGCGTGGCAGATCGCGAGCCAGGGGCTGTCCGCGCTGATCGCGGGCCTCGTCGGCCTCGCCATCTCCTTCCTGCTGAGCCCGCAGGCGGTGACCGAATGGGGCTGGCGGATCGGCATGCTGCTCGGCGTGCTGATCCTGCCGATCGGCTTTCATCTCAGGCGGATCATGCCCGAGACGCTGCATGCGCCGGTGGACGAGGCGATCGACCGCGAGGCGGCGGCGCTGCCGCTGGCGCGGGTCGCGGGCATCGGGCTGATGCTGATCCTCGCCGGCACGGTGACCACCTACACGCTGCAATATTTCAACACCTATTCGCTGGCGATCCTGAAGCTCAGCCCAACGCTCGCCTTCACCACCACCGCGATCACGGGCGCGAGCATGTTCGCCTTCGGGCTGCTCGGCGGCTGGCTGTCCGATCGAGTCGGCCGGCGCGCCGTGATCGTCTGGCCCCGGATCGTGCTGCTGGTGCTGATCTATCCGCTGTTCGTGCGGATCCTCGCCGCGCCATCGCTCGGCACGCTGGCACTCGGCGTGTTCCTGATGACCGCGCTCTACGCCATGTCGACCGCGACCGCGAACGTCTGCCTCGCCGAGAGCTTCCCGCGCGCACGGCGCAGCACTGCCTATGCGGTCACCTACACGATGGCCGTATCGGTGTTCGGGGGCAGCGCGCAGTTCCTGATCACCTGGCTGATCAAGCGGACCGGCGACACGATGGTGCCGGCCTGGTGGCTGCTCGGCGCGACGCTGGTCGGTGTCGTGGCGGGCGTGGCGATGCCGATGATCCGCGCGGGGCGCCGCCGGCTCCGCCCCGATCCCCTCATGCCCACCGCAGGATAA
- a CDS encoding M20 aminoacylase family protein has product MPHDLPGYDDDLRAWRHHIHSHPELSWQEHGTAAFVEEKLRSFGIEDVVTGIGGTGIVATIRRGSSPRAIGLRADMDALPLTEQPGRAHGSRTPGVMHACGHDGHTTMLLGAARYLAQEADFDGTVHLIFQPAEESFGPETQPGEKPGGANAMIRDGLFDRFPMDAIFGMHNRPGLAAGKLGGRAGPLYAAADIFEIVVRGKGVHAARPHLGIDPVFVGAQIVVALQGVVARMTNPLDCGVVSICQFNAGTAPNIIPDQATMVGTVRTIEPDVQDKIERSIHEVATGVAAAFGAVAEVRYIRGHPSLHNEPAAFRAAREAAIAVVGEAQFADVDEPTMGGEDFSWFLREKPGCFMLIGNGDGDSRGATMLHNNGYDFNDDVATIGVRYWVSLVEHLLRPGG; this is encoded by the coding sequence ATGCCCCACGATCTTCCCGGCTATGACGACGATCTGCGCGCCTGGCGCCACCATATCCACAGCCATCCCGAACTCTCCTGGCAGGAGCATGGCACCGCCGCCTTCGTCGAGGAGAAGCTTCGCAGCTTCGGGATCGAAGATGTCGTCACCGGCATCGGCGGCACCGGCATCGTCGCGACGATCCGGCGAGGCAGCTCGCCCCGCGCGATCGGCCTGCGCGCCGACATGGATGCGCTGCCGCTCACCGAGCAGCCCGGCCGCGCGCATGGATCGCGGACGCCCGGCGTGATGCACGCCTGCGGCCATGACGGGCACACCACGATGCTGCTCGGCGCGGCGCGCTATCTGGCGCAGGAGGCGGACTTCGACGGGACCGTCCACCTGATCTTCCAGCCCGCCGAGGAGTCCTTCGGGCCGGAGACCCAGCCCGGCGAGAAGCCCGGCGGCGCCAACGCGATGATCCGCGACGGGCTGTTCGATCGCTTCCCGATGGACGCCATCTTCGGCATGCACAACCGCCCCGGCCTCGCAGCCGGCAAGCTGGGCGGGCGCGCCGGCCCGCTCTACGCCGCCGCCGACATCTTCGAGATCGTCGTGCGCGGCAAGGGCGTACACGCCGCGCGGCCGCACCTCGGCATCGATCCGGTGTTCGTCGGCGCGCAGATCGTCGTCGCGCTGCAGGGCGTCGTCGCGCGCATGACCAACCCGCTGGATTGCGGCGTCGTCTCGATCTGCCAGTTCAACGCCGGCACCGCGCCCAACATCATCCCCGATCAGGCGACGATGGTGGGCACCGTGCGGACCATCGAGCCCGACGTGCAGGACAAGATCGAGCGTTCGATCCACGAAGTCGCGACCGGTGTCGCCGCCGCCTTCGGGGCGGTGGCGGAGGTGCGCTACATTCGCGGCCACCCCTCGCTCCACAACGAGCCCGCCGCCTTCCGTGCCGCGCGCGAGGCGGCCATCGCGGTGGTCGGCGAGGCGCAGTTCGCCGACGTCGACGAACCGACGATGGGCGGCGAGGATTTCTCCTGGTTCCTGCGCGAGAAGCCCGGCTGCTTCATGCTGATCGGCAATGGAGACGGGGACTCCCGGGGCGCCACGATGCTCCACAATAACGGCTACGATTTCAACGACGACGTGGCGACGATCGGCGTCCGCTACTGGGTCTCGCTGGTCGAGCACCTGCTCCGCCCCGGCGGCTGA
- a CDS encoding S9 family peptidase: MRTRPSRFILLAGMALLATTAGAAPRERATRAEIFAAPAYDALKFSPDGRQIAMLRPTNGVPNVWVAPVTDIAKAVPVTRFTDRGADGFRWAADGRFILVEKDVAGEEDNQIYAVDLQTKAVRDLIANPAVQAHILKTSAKLPGKALISLNDRDPKYSDVYLVDLASGARTLVLRNDQHYTSFVADKDLHVRLVGRVDPADGSTTYYDVAGATPRAFFRIPLAALRSSRVLGLTGPGTLRMLSSNDGDLASVVDIDIATGKVTPLAQAKEADIVDLVTDDKTGAVLATAEDPLVTRWTARSPDVQADLDTLAAKLGAGFQIDDETDGGKLWLVRQMPAGRFYLWKRDTRTLSPLASARPALEQRAMPTTLPIEFRSRDGLRITGYLTLPPGLVLDDGKLKSPIPLVLNVHGGPWLRDSYEFDPANVWLAEQGYAALSVNFRGSSGFGKHFMQIADHQWSKTMHGDLLDAVQWAIGQGVTTRDKVVIWGLSYGGYSTLVGLSFTPDIFRCGVDIAGPSNLTTLQDDAPDWWAWQRSQFVLRMGDGSTPEGKQDLADRSPITHAAQVRSPLLIAQGLNDPRVRPAQSIKMAEAVRAHGTPVTLLLYPDEGHVFEKAATDISFHAIAEHFLAQCLGGTPRPYGKELIGSGVQVPMGVQYVPGLEAALKAGR, translated from the coding sequence ATGCGTACCCGACCGTCCCGCTTCATCCTGCTGGCCGGGATGGCGCTGCTGGCAACCACGGCGGGTGCCGCGCCGCGCGAGCGGGCGACGCGCGCCGAGATCTTCGCCGCGCCGGCCTATGACGCGCTGAAGTTCAGCCCCGACGGGCGGCAGATCGCGATGCTGCGGCCGACCAACGGCGTCCCGAATGTCTGGGTCGCGCCGGTGACGGACATCGCCAAGGCGGTGCCCGTCACCCGCTTCACCGATCGCGGTGCCGATGGCTTCCGCTGGGCCGCCGACGGCCGCTTCATCCTCGTCGAGAAGGATGTCGCGGGCGAGGAGGACAACCAGATCTATGCGGTGGACCTCCAGACGAAGGCCGTCCGCGATCTGATCGCCAACCCGGCGGTTCAGGCGCATATCCTGAAGACCTCGGCGAAGCTGCCGGGCAAGGCGCTGATCAGCCTCAACGATCGCGATCCGAAATATTCGGACGTCTATCTGGTCGATCTCGCGAGCGGAGCACGCACGCTCGTGCTGCGCAACGACCAGCATTATACCAGCTTCGTCGCCGACAAGGATCTGCACGTCCGCCTCGTCGGCCGGGTCGATCCGGCCGATGGATCGACCACCTATTACGATGTGGCCGGTGCGACTCCGCGCGCCTTCTTCCGCATCCCGCTCGCCGCGCTGCGCAGTTCGCGCGTGCTCGGGCTGACCGGCCCCGGCACGCTCCGCATGCTGAGCAGCAACGACGGCGATCTGGCATCCGTGGTCGACATCGACATCGCGACCGGCAAGGTCACGCCGCTCGCCCAGGCGAAGGAGGCCGACATTGTCGACCTCGTCACCGACGACAAGACGGGCGCCGTCCTCGCCACGGCGGAGGACCCGCTCGTCACCCGCTGGACGGCCCGTTCGCCGGATGTGCAGGCCGATCTCGATACGCTGGCGGCGAAGCTCGGCGCCGGCTTCCAGATCGACGACGAGACCGATGGCGGGAAATTGTGGCTCGTCCGCCAGATGCCGGCGGGGCGTTTTTATCTCTGGAAGCGCGACACCCGCACGCTGTCGCCGCTGGCCTCGGCCCGCCCGGCGCTGGAACAGCGCGCCATGCCGACGACGCTGCCGATCGAGTTCCGCTCGCGCGACGGGTTGCGCATCACCGGCTATCTGACCCTGCCGCCCGGCCTCGTGCTCGATGACGGCAAGCTCAAGTCGCCGATACCGCTGGTGCTCAACGTCCATGGCGGCCCGTGGCTACGCGATTCCTATGAATTCGATCCGGCCAACGTGTGGCTCGCCGAACAGGGTTATGCCGCGCTGTCGGTCAACTTCCGCGGCTCCTCGGGCTTCGGCAAGCACTTCATGCAGATCGCCGATCACCAATGGTCGAAGACGATGCACGGCGATCTGCTCGACGCGGTGCAGTGGGCGATCGGCCAGGGCGTCACGACTAGGGACAAGGTCGTGATCTGGGGCCTGTCCTATGGCGGCTATTCGACACTGGTCGGCCTGAGCTTCACGCCCGACATATTCCGCTGCGGCGTCGATATCGCCGGCCCGTCCAACCTCACCACCCTGCAGGATGACGCGCCGGACTGGTGGGCGTGGCAGCGCTCGCAATTCGTGCTGCGCATGGGCGACGGCAGCACGCCGGAGGGCAAGCAGGACCTCGCCGACCGATCGCCGATCACCCACGCCGCACAAGTGAGGAGTCCGCTGCTGATCGCGCAAGGGCTGAACGATCCGCGCGTGCGGCCCGCGCAATCGATCAAGATGGCCGAGGCAGTGCGCGCCCACGGCACGCCGGTGACCTTGCTGCTCTACCCGGACGAGGGCCATGTGTTCGAGAAGGCGGCGACCGACATCTCCTTCCACGCCATCGCCGAGCATTTCCTCGCGCAATGCCTGGGCGGCACGCCCCGCCCCTATGGCAAGGAGCTGATCGGCTCGGGCGTTCAAGTGCCGATGGGCGTGCAATATGTGCCGGGGCTCGAAGCAGCGCTGAAGGCCGGGCGATGA